In one Macaca fascicularis isolate 582-1 chromosome 6, T2T-MFA8v1.1 genomic region, the following are encoded:
- the LOC141407144 gene encoding uncharacterized protein, translated as MKRTILWKPRRGLFPPFPSKTAAAATTVTIETSPQTLSAETPLLSQAAETRGTKGAPGLGSTGRHPPGSPGANLERLSRQLLAPRLPAGSVWDLDSPGAPRAPAAQEREGTDRPTDGLRRREQNSLGGSRRAAEALPRPRYVTMRPGRGRSSLGPPTGARGRGQPGRPPAGTGAGVRGTQRGRPAGDGGAATTATAEAAGAAAPSGCAAPLRPPPGQRAQLSLTDSDPPRWAPGPAHAPPSPLPRPGSPGLPAGSCSRTCSFFTFRSFYLDCRCFSPTGALLSSPPTFCPRFPLFSSCPPFLASRPLPLEIAPSP; from the coding sequence atgaaaagaacaatcCTTTGGAAACCGAGGCGGGGGTTGTTTCCCCCTTTCCCCAGTAAAACAGCCGCTGCCGCCACCACTGTTACTATAGAGACCTCCCCCCAAACCCTTTCTGCAGAGACGCCTCTGCTGTCCCAAGCAGCCGAGACTCGCGGCACAAAGGGGGCCCCGGGCTTGGGGAGCACGGGGCGACACCCGCCAGGGTCGCCTGGTGCAAACTTGGAAAGGCTGAGCCGCCAGCTCCTCGCCCCCCGCCTCCCCGCGGGGTCCGTTTGGGACCTGGACTCACCCGGGGCGCCACGCGCGCCGGCGGCTCAGGAGCGCGAAGGGACTGACAGACCGACGGACGGACTGCGGCGGCGGGAGCAGAACAGCCTCGGCGGGAGCAGGCGAGCGGCGGAGGCGCTGCCGCGGCCCCGCTACGTCACAATGCGGCCCGGCCGCGGGCGCAGCTCCCTGGGCCCCCCAACGGGCGCGCGCGGGCGGGGGCAGCCTGGGCGGCCGCCGGCCGGAACCGGCGCTGGGGTACGCGGAACGCAGCGCGGGCGCCCGGCCGGGGACGGGGGCGCGGCCACCACTGCCACTGCCGAGGCTGCTGGGGCTGCCGCGCCCTCAGGCTGCGCTGCGCCCCTGCGGCCGCCCCCCGGCCAGCGAGCCCAGCTCAGCCTGACTGACAGTGACCCTCCCCGCTGGGCCCCCGGCCCGGCCCACGCCCCTCCCTCGCCGCTTCCTCGCCCGGGATCCCCCGGCCTGCCCGCCGGCTCCTGTTCACGAACCTGCTCTTTCTTTACCTTTCGCTCTTTTTACCTCGACTGCCGTTGCTTTTCCCCAACTGGggctctcctctcctccccgccTACTTTTTGTCCCCGCTTCCCACTTTTCTCCTCCTGCCCCCCCTTCCTTGCTTCGCGGCCTCTCCCCCTGGAAATCGCCCCCTCACCGTGA